In Nocardioides daphniae, the DNA window GAGGCCGTCATGGCGGAGACCTGGAGCGGCGAGTTCTACTGCGTCAAGTGCAAGGAGAAGCGCGAGGCGTCGGGCGAGGTCAAGGTCAACGAGAAGGGCACCCGGATGGCCAAGGCCGTCTGCCCGACCTGTGGCACCAACCTCAACCGCATCCTCGGCAAGGCGTGACGCACGCCCCCTAGCGGTTTCGGACGGCGTCGCCCCACTGGGGCGACGCCGTCCTGCATTTCCCCGGCACCTGGGCGCTCGGCGCCTGTGGATGACTCCGGCGAGGGCGCTCAGGCGCTGCCAAGGTGGATGCATGCCAGCCACCGCTCCCCTGACCCGTCTGCGCCGCGGCGTCCCGGTGCTGCCCCGCGGCGACGGGCTCCTCCTGGTCGGCACCGACCCCGAGCACCACGTCCTCCTGCCCGACACCCCGTCGGTGGCGCGGCTGCTGGTCCAGCTCCGCGTCGGGATCCCGCCGGCCGGCACCCGGGCCGACGACGCCGCGACGGCGACCGTCCTGGCGGCCCTCACCCATGCCGGACTGCTCGTCGACGCCGAGGAGCAGGCCTTCCTGGCTGACGCGCGGAGGGCGACGAAGGTGGTCGTGCACTCCCCCGGACCGTGGCGCTCGATCGTCGAGGAGTGTGTGCGGGCGGCCGGCCTGGGCGTGACGACCGGTGCCGGCGACGTGACGTGGGTGGTCGCCGCGGGCGCGCCCAACTGGGAGCTCCACGACGCCCTGGTGGGGCAGGACGACCCGGTCCTGTTCACCACCGTGCACCCGTCGCGGGTCTGCCTGGGGCCGTTCGTGCTGCCCGGCACCACGGCGTGCCTGCGCTGCCTGGCGGCGCAGAGTCACGACGTACGCCCGCCGCGCACCGCCGCGCGTGAGCCCGTCGACCTGCCCGAGGACCTCGAGCCCCTGCTGCTGCGCCAAGCGCTGCTGCGGGCGGTCGGCGACCTCACGGCGTGGGCCGAGGGGCGGAGGCCCACGACGTGGTCGGCCACCTCGTGGATGGACGGGTCAGCGACCCCGGGGCCGGTGCGCACCTGGGAGCACCACCCCCACTGCGGGTGTGGCTGGGACCAGTCGCTGACCGGGTGACCTCACCACCAGTCGCTGTCGAACTTGCCCTCGATCGCGCGCAGGTGCTCGCGTGAGCAGGTCACGCAGTGGTGGAGGGTGCGCCCGCGCTCGACCGACGTCGTCCAGCTCAGCGCCTCCGCCTCGGAGGTTGCGCGGGTTCCGCAGAGCGCACAGGTCACCACTCCTCCACCGTACGCCCGTCGCCCCGGACGCGCCTCGAGCCGGACCCGTCGCATCGGGTCCGGCTCGAGGGTGTGTGCACCCAGCGATCAGATGAGTGCGGATCGGCCTGCTCGTCACCCACCGGGGTCACGGAGCAGGGGTCACAGTGCTCGCGCGATGGCGAGACGTGCCTGGAGCGCGGCCTTCTCGGCCTGGCGGCTCAGGCGGCGGGCGAGGACCATCTGGTGGCCGCGCCTCAGCTCCTGCGCCTCTCCCAGGCGCGCGGCCATGCGTGCGCGTGCGAGCTCTTCAGAAATCATGTCGTGCATCTCGGTGGTTCCGTTCTCTTCACGTGTGGTCGTCCCGGTCGGGACAGGAATGTTCATCGGGTCAGGCCGCCGCGCCGGCGTCCGGGTTCTTGCGGGGCCGGCCGCGGGGCCGCTTGCGCGGGATCACCACTCCCTGGAGGAGCAGCTCGCCACCCCACACGCCCCACGGCTCACGCCGTTCGAGCGCGCTCTCGAGGCAACGACGACGGGCGGGGCACGCCTGGCACAGGCTCTTGGCGCGCTCCACGTCGCTCGGGGACTCGGCGAACCACAACTCCGGGTCGTGGGTCAGGCAGGGCGACACCCCTGAGTCGGAGACGGGGACGACGACCGGTGCCTGGAATGACATCGACGGGTCGAGGAGCATTGCGGTCATTCTGGTCACCTCCTTCACTGCTGATCTGATCGCTGGTGCTGGGTCTGATCGGGCTGGGTCGTTCGCGCTGGGTCTGTGTTCCCCAAATGCGAAAGGCCGCGGATTCCCTGGTGGGATTCCGCGGCCCGGAGGTGCCGTCCTGTGTCTCTCAACAGGGCGGTGGACTCCAGACGACGGGTCCCTGGATGGCAGCGATGGCTGCCGGCTTGGCAACGTGCTCGGCGTGCTTGGCGGCGGCCGTCGTCACGACGACGGCGTGGGCACCCGCAAGGGCGTCCACAGCCACGAAGCCAGCAGCACGGGCGGCGCGCTCGGCACGGAGACGGACTCCTCCACCGAAGCCATTGGTGGCACGCCACGCCTGAGCGATGGCGGCACCCGGCACGAGGGCGCGCTGGCACGACTGCTGGGCCGTGTAGGTCACGTTGATGTTCTCCATGGGGTTCCACCTCCTCAGGTGCGTCGGGCGCCGACCTTGATGGGGCCGTGTGCGCTGCTCGAAAAGTACGTGGACGAATTTAGTGCTGGGTTCGCTGAGGGCGCAAACCATTTATTGAAAGAATTCTTCCCGAGCCTAAAATGCGACTCGGACGGGTCGTTGTTTCACCCGTCGGCGAGCAGCGCGAAGAGCTCTTCCCCGTACTGCTCGACCTTCTTCGGGCCGACCCCCGAGATCTTCAGCAGGGCCGCGTCGGACTGCGGCTTGTGCTCGGCGATCAGCTGGAGCGTGGTGTCGCGAAGACGACGTACGGCGGCACCTCGTCGTCGGCCGCACGGGCCTTGCGCCAGGCGCGCAGCTCCTCGAAGAGCGCCTCGTCGTACGTCGCGGGGCACAGGTCACAGCGACCCACCTTCTTCTCCGCCGCGGTGCTCAGCGGGCGGTTGCAGACCCGGCAGTGCCGACCCTTCGCCGGGCCCTTGCGCCGCAGCGTACGGGTGCCGGCTCCGGCGGAGTCGTCACCCTCCCCCACCACCGAGTCGAGGAAGCGGGAACGGTTGCGGTTGCCCTTGCCGCCGGGGTTGCGGGCGTAGGCCCAGCTCAACGACAGGTGCTCGCGGGCTCGGGTGAGGCCGACGTAGAAGAGCCGTCGCTCCTCCTCGACCTCGGCCGGCGTCTTCGCGTAGATGATCGGCATGGTGCCCTCGACCAGGCCGACGAGGAAGACCGCGTCCCACTCGAGCCCCTTGGCGGTGTGCAGGGTCGCCAGCGTGACACCCTCCGCGACCGGGGCGTGCTGCTCGGCGGCCCGGCGGTCCATCTCGTCGACGAAGGCGCCGAGGTCGTGGCCGGACTCGGTCGCGAAGGCGACGGCCTGGTCGACCAGGGCCTGCCACGACTCCCACTGGTCACGGGTCTGGCCGCGCGAGGCGGGCGGCGTGGTCGACCAGCCGAGCCCGGACA includes these proteins:
- a CDS encoding DUF5679 domain-containing protein, whose protein sequence is MAETWSGEFYCVKCKEKREASGEVKVNEKGTRMAKAVCPTCGTNLNRILGKA
- a CDS encoding WhiB family transcriptional regulator, with translation MSFQAPVVVPVSDSGVSPCLTHDPELWFAESPSDVERAKSLCQACPARRRCLESALERREPWGVWGGELLLQGVVIPRKRPRGRPRKNPDAGAAA